GTTCCAGCGGAAGCTGATTTTCTTGTTGTCCAGGGCGCGCTTTTGCAGGGGCGGGGAGGCGCGCAGCTCGTCGCGGCGGTGCACCACGGTGACCCGGCGGGCAAAGCGGGCGAGAAACGACGCCTCTTCCATGGCGGTGTCGCCGCCGCCGACCACCACCACCTCCTTGTCGCGAAAGAAAAAGCCGTCGCAGGTGGCGCACACCGAGACGCCGCGACCGTACAGCTCCCATTCGTTGGGCAGGCCGAGCATCTTGGGCGAGGCGCCGGTGGCGATGATCAGGACCTTGGTCTGATAGCATTCCTCGCCCAGCCAGATGCGAAAGGGTGTCTTGGTCAGCTCGACGCGGCTCACCTCGCCTTCGAGAAAGCGGGTGCCGAAGCGTTCGGCCTGTTGCTGCATGCGCGCCATCAACTCGCCGCCGTCGATGCCTTCGACGAAACCGGGATAGTTCTCGATGACGGTGGTGGTGGTAAGCTGGCCGCCGGGCTGACGGCCGTGGATGACCAGCGGGCAGCAGCGACTGCGCGCGGCGTAGATGGCGGCGGTGAGGCCCGCCGGACCGGAGCCGAGGATCAGGGTTTCAAGGGTGCTCTTGCAGGTTTCGGGCATCGGCGGCCTCCTCGAACTGGTGTTCGGCGTGGTAGGACGAGCGCACCAGGGGGCCCGCCTCGACGTGGGCGAAGCCGAGGGCGAGGGCCTCGCGGCGCAGCTGCTCAAATTCATCGGGATGAAGATAGCGGATCACGGCATGATGGACGCGGCTCGGCGCCAGATACTGGCCGAGGGTCAGCAGGGCGCAGCCGACGCGGCGCAGATCGGAGAGCACGGCGCGGATTTCCTCGTGGGTTTCGCCCAGCCCGAGCATCAGCCCCGACTTGGTGGGGATCCGCGGTGCGCGGCGATGCGCCGCCTCCAGCAGACCGAGGGAGCGCTGGTAGTCGGCACCCCGGCGGGCCTGGGGATAGAGGCGCGGCACCGTTTCGAGATTGTGGCCGAGCACGTCGGGTTGGGCGGCGAGGATCAGATCGAGGGCGGCCTGATGGCCGGCGAGATCGGGGATCAGCAGTTCGATGCGACAGCCCGGCGCATGCAGGCGCACCTCCTCGACCAGGCGCGCGAACTGGGCGGCGCCGCCGTCGGGCAGATCGTCGCGGGTGACGCTGGTCACCACCGCGTGGCGCAGTTGCAACTCGGCGATGGCTTCAGCCACGCGGCGGGGTTCCTCGCCATCGACCGGCAGGGGCGCGCCCTTCTGGACGTTGCAGAAGGCGCAGGCGCGGGTGCAGAGGTTGCCGAGAATCATGAACGTGGCGGTGCCGCGGCTCCAGCATTCGCCCTGGTTGGGGCAGGCGGCGCTGCGGCACACCGAATGCAGCCCCTGCTCGCGATGGTAGCGGTCGATGCGCGCCCAGCCCGGTCCCTGGGGCAGGCGGACTTTGAGCCAGTCAGGCTTGTGTCGTTGCGGCAGGCTCATGGTCGCCGGCGTTCTCCAGGGCAAAGGTGGCGGCAAAACTTGCGATCAGGGCCTCTTCGACATCCGCGGGCGCCAGGTTGCGCCCGCATTCCTCGCTCAGGGAGGTCAGGGCCACGCCGTCGAGGCCGCAGGGCACGATGGCGGCAAAACCTTCGAGGTCGGGTGCGACGTTGAGGGAGAGGCCGTGCCAGGCGACCCAGCGGCGCACGCCGACGCCGATGGCGGCGATCTTGCGGCCCCTGACCCAGACCCCGGTCTTGCCGCTTCGGCGCTCGCCGGCGACGCCGAAGCGGGCCAGGGTGCCGATGAGGGTGTCTTCGAGGCGGCGCAGGTAAAGATGCAGGTCGCGACCCAGGGCGTCGAGGTGAAGGATGGGATAGGCGACCATCTGCCCCGGACCGTGCCAGGTCACGTCACCGCCGCGTCCGACGCGGTGCAGAGCGATGCCGCGTCGCTTGAGTTCGTCTTCGTCCAGCAAAACATGCCGCTCATCGGCGCCGCGCCCCAGGGTGATGGTCGGTTCGTGTTCCAGCAGTACCAGGATGTCCGGACCGCCGTGTAGGCGCTGTTCGATCAATTGCTCCTGCAAGGCAAGGCCGCCCGCGTAGGCGAGGCGGCCTGCCCGCAGAACCTTGAAGATGGGGCGGGGCATCCGGGGTTGCCGAGCCTGGTCAGTTTTTCCAGGCAATGCAGCTGACCGGACAGTTGTCGATGGCATCCTGGATCCGGTCTTCCCCCGCTCCCGCGGCGTTGTAGACTTCGGCCACGCCGTCGCTGTTCAGGCGAAAGACTTCGGGGACCAGATCCACGCAGAGGTTGCAACTGATGCACACCTGCTGGTCGACCACGGGTGTTCGGGCCATGGCGGCGGCTC
The window above is part of the Geoalkalibacter sp. genome. Proteins encoded here:
- a CDS encoding ferredoxin, with amino-acid sequence MARTPVVDQQVCISCNLCVDLVPEVFRLNSDGVAEVYNAAGAGEDRIQDAIDNCPVSCIAWKN
- the trxB gene encoding thioredoxin-disulfide reductase, which translates into the protein MPETCKSTLETLILGSGPAGLTAAIYAARSRCCPLVIHGRQPGGQLTTTTVIENYPGFVEGIDGGELMARMQQQAERFGTRFLEGEVSRVELTKTPFRIWLGEECYQTKVLIIATGASPKMLGLPNEWELYGRGVSVCATCDGFFFRDKEVVVVGGGDTAMEEASFLARFARRVTVVHRRDELRASPPLQKRALDNKKISFRWNTQVVAIHGDKPQGVNGLRLRDLLSGQEEDFACDGVFIAIGHTPNTELFKGQLHMDQDGYILTKNGCETNIPGVFAAGDVQDPNFRQAITAAGSGCMAAMLAERYLDTLGED
- the lipB gene encoding lipoyl(octanoyl) transferase LipB; this translates as MPRPIFKVLRAGRLAYAGGLALQEQLIEQRLHGGPDILVLLEHEPTITLGRGADERHVLLDEDELKRRGIALHRVGRGGDVTWHGPGQMVAYPILHLDALGRDLHLYLRRLEDTLIGTLARFGVAGERRSGKTGVWVRGRKIAAIGVGVRRWVAWHGLSLNVAPDLEGFAAIVPCGLDGVALTSLSEECGRNLAPADVEEALIASFAATFALENAGDHEPAATTQA
- the lipA gene encoding lipoyl synthase; translated protein: MSLPQRHKPDWLKVRLPQGPGWARIDRYHREQGLHSVCRSAACPNQGECWSRGTATFMILGNLCTRACAFCNVQKGAPLPVDGEEPRRVAEAIAELQLRHAVVTSVTRDDLPDGGAAQFARLVEEVRLHAPGCRIELLIPDLAGHQAALDLILAAQPDVLGHNLETVPRLYPQARRGADYQRSLGLLEAAHRRAPRIPTKSGLMLGLGETHEEIRAVLSDLRRVGCALLTLGQYLAPSRVHHAVIRYLHPDEFEQLRREALALGFAHVEAGPLVRSSYHAEHQFEEAADARNLQEHP